Proteins from one Ahaetulla prasina isolate Xishuangbanna chromosome 2, ASM2864084v1, whole genome shotgun sequence genomic window:
- the KIAA0825 gene encoding uncharacterized protein KIAA0825 homolog isoform X6, translated as MEWRGDFSLDSLNLDCLLNTFPGNLEVQQVLGDIDEKIKENTSRVDQCLKELQLELNETCSNELLQDTTSFLHWLDNHDFSSTKFSSTHQGELIKFLQTLQKLLKNKENQEETILQFLLELSNQCGVLFPCTPSGASFEFVSSSSIHGIEDDTAVDVHCIWDDIRLHLRRYLVHQLQSNQETKTGTLQHQLQFKTRCLQHLLFLYPESEVLVKYQKMQNKLVSDLLQKCAQGKSDEMNFEKIVHNYKSSIPAFCAMIKEDLCILSGITDPSSVLKFINETYLDTFTEEITFVLHMLCELQLKEKALHAIKTSKNSKKNRGMVQVGVTFNTFDCRLLITLPKHLNQERLYKS; from the exons atggagTGGAGAGGTGATTTTTCTCTTGATTCTTTGAACTTGGATTGTTTGCTAAACACATTTCCTGGAAATCTGGAAGTTCAACAGGTACTTGGTGACATTGAtgagaaaataaaggaaaatacttCACG TGTGGATCAATGCCTTAAGGAACTACAACTGGAATTAAATGAAACTTGTTCTAATGAGTTGTTGCAGGACACAACGAGTTTTCTTCATTGGCTAGATAACCATGATTTCAGTTCAACCAAATTCTCTTCAACCCATCAAGGAGAATTAATCAAGTTTCTCCAAACACTG CAAAAGTTATTGAAGAATAAAGAAAATCAAGAAGAAACAATTCTTCAATTTCTCCTTGAACTCTCCAATCAGTGTGGTGTCTTATTTCCCTGTACCCCAAGTGGAGCATCTTTTGAATTCGTATCCAGTAGTTCCATTCATGGTATTGAAGATGATACAGCAGTGGATGTTCACTGCATTTGGGATGATATAAGATTACATCTTCGACGCTACTTAGTACATCAATTGCAAAGTAATCAAGAAACAAAAACTGGTACTTTACAACATCAACTGCAATTTAAAACTCGGTGTCTGCAGCATCTCTTATTTCTTTATCCTGAATCTGAAGTTCTAGTCAAGTATCAAAAAATGCAGAATAAATTGGTTAGTGATCTTTTGCAGAAATGTGCTCAGGGTAAGAGTGATGAAATGAATTTTGAAAAGATTGTTCATAATTACAAAAGTTCCATTCCTGCCTTCTGTGCAATGATAAAAGAAGATTTATGTATTCTAAGTGGAATTACTGATCCTTCTTCTGTACTGAAATTTATTAATGAAACTTACTTGGATACCTTCACTGAAGAAATCACTTTTGTTCTTCACATGCTTTGTGAGCTTCAACTTAAAGAAAAGGCACTACATGCTATAAAGACAAGCAAGAACTCAAAGAAAAACAGAGGCATGGTTCAAGTTGGGG